GTCGGCCTGGCCTGCCTTTTTTGATCAGGTTGAAAAATTGAAAGAGGTGGACCCTGCTTTTGTTTCCGTTACTTATGGTGCAGGGGGGAGCACCCAGGCCAACACCCTGGAGATAGTGGATAAAATGAAGAATGAGCTGGGCCTTGAACCCATGGCTCACTTGACCTGTGTAGGGGCTTCCAGGGACAGGATCACCAATTTTATGAGCCAAATCAGACAGGCCGGGGTACAGAATGTCCTGGCCCTGCGGGGTGATCCGCCCAAAGGGGAAGACAGTTTTGTCCCGGACAGTGAAGAGTTTCAGCATGCCTCAGACCTGGTCAGCTTTATCAGCAGAGAGTTTCCTGATGTGTGCATGGGAGTGGCAGCCTATCCTGAAGGTCATGTGGAGGCGGTAAGCCTTGATGAAGATGTCTTTTTTCTTAAGAAAAAACTG
This genomic window from Desulfonatronovibrio hydrogenovorans DSM 9292 contains:
- the metF gene encoding methylenetetrahydrofolate reductase [NAD(P)H] is translated as MKISQLISGRSPFFSLEFFPPKDKSAWPAFFDQVEKLKEVDPAFVSVTYGAGGSTQANTLEIVDKMKNELGLEPMAHLTCVGASRDRITNFMSQIRQAGVQNVLALRGDPPKGEDSFVPDSEEFQHASDLVSFISREFPDVCMGVAAYPEGHVEAVSLDEDVFFLKKKLDQGGEFAVTQLFFDNKVYFDFIKRVRSAGVDKPIIPGILPVTAIGIIKKSISLSGASLPDGFMESLEKAEKRGGPEEVKRVGTEHAINQVRGLIKGGAPGVHLYTLNKAETCLEIIKSLG